A stretch of the Mycobacterium shigaense genome encodes the following:
- the dnaB gene encoding replicative DNA helicase, translating into MAVVDDLAPGMDASPPSEDFGRQPPQDLAAEQSVLGGMLLSKDAIADVLERLRPSDFYRPAHQNVYDAILDLYGRGEPADAVTVAAELDRRNLLRRIGGAPYLHTLISTVPTAANAGYYAGIVAEKALLRRLVEAGTRVVQYGYAGAEGADVAEVVDRAQAEIYEVAERRTSEDFVPLEDLLQPTMDEIDAIASNGGVARGVPTGFTELDEVTNGLHAGQMIIVAARPGVGKSTLGLDFLRSCSIKHRMASVIFSLEMSKSEIVMRLLSAEAKIKLADMRSGRMNDDDWTRLARRMSEISEAPLYIDDSPNLTMMEIRAKARRLKQKADLRLVVVDYLQLMSSGKKVESRQLEVSEFSRQLKLLAKELEVPVVAISQLNRGPEQRTDKKPMLSDLRESGSLEQDADMVILLNRPDAFERDDPRGGEADFILAKHRNGPTKTVTVAHQLHLSRFANMAR; encoded by the coding sequence ATGGCGGTCGTCGACGACCTAGCGCCGGGCATGGACGCCTCGCCGCCGAGCGAGGATTTCGGGCGTCAACCGCCGCAGGATCTCGCGGCCGAACAGTCGGTGCTGGGCGGGATGCTGCTGAGCAAGGACGCCATCGCCGACGTGCTGGAGCGGCTGCGGCCCAGCGACTTCTATCGGCCCGCCCATCAGAACGTCTACGACGCGATCCTGGACTTGTACGGGCGCGGGGAGCCGGCCGACGCGGTGACGGTCGCCGCCGAGCTCGACCGCCGGAACCTGCTGCGCCGGATCGGCGGCGCCCCGTATCTGCACACGCTGATTTCGACGGTGCCGACGGCGGCCAACGCCGGCTACTACGCCGGCATCGTGGCCGAGAAGGCGCTGCTGCGCCGGCTCGTGGAGGCCGGTACGCGGGTCGTGCAGTACGGCTACGCGGGCGCCGAGGGGGCCGACGTCGCCGAGGTCGTGGACCGCGCGCAGGCGGAGATCTACGAGGTCGCCGAGCGGCGGACCTCGGAGGACTTCGTCCCGCTGGAGGACCTGCTGCAGCCGACCATGGACGAGATCGATGCCATCGCCTCCAATGGCGGCGTCGCGCGCGGCGTGCCGACGGGCTTCACCGAACTTGACGAGGTCACCAACGGCCTGCACGCCGGGCAGATGATCATCGTGGCGGCGCGTCCTGGCGTGGGCAAATCGACACTGGGATTGGACTTTTTGCGGTCCTGCTCCATCAAGCACCGGATGGCCAGCGTCATCTTCTCACTGGAGATGAGCAAGTCCGAGATCGTCATGCGGCTGCTGTCGGCCGAGGCGAAAATCAAACTGGCCGATATGCGTTCGGGTCGGATGAACGACGACGACTGGACGCGGCTGGCGCGACGGATGAGCGAGATCAGCGAGGCGCCGTTGTACATCGACGACTCGCCGAACCTGACGATGATGGAGATCCGCGCCAAAGCGCGCCGGCTCAAGCAAAAGGCCGACCTACGCCTGGTCGTGGTCGACTACCTGCAGCTGATGTCGTCCGGCAAAAAGGTCGAGTCGCGGCAACTCGAGGTTTCCGAATTCTCAAGGCAGCTCAAGCTGTTGGCCAAGGAACTCGAGGTGCCCGTCGTTGCGATCAGCCAGCTGAACCGCGGCCCCGAGCAGCGCACCGACAAGAAGCCGATGCTGTCCGACCTGCGTGAGTCGGGATCGCTGGAGCAGGACGCCGACATGGTCATACTGCTGAACCGGCCGGACGCCTTCGAGCGCGACGACCCGCGCGGGGGAGAGGCCGACTTCATTCTCGCCAAGCACCGCAACGGCCCGACCAAGACGGTCACTGTCGCCCACCAGTTGCACCTGTCGCGCTTCGCCAACATGGCGCGGTGA
- a CDS encoding DUF4262 domain-containing protein: MHADKQPLRKAAAMCWQCDNPSGTTEDYLDVLRATIRDHRWAVQYVESDKRPFAYTVGLHSRGLPELLITGLPAETSCRVLNSIAHSILEDNTVLAPAMHIDYQDRFLVEVVEVEHPDVHLKFAVGLFGPRVRALQLVWADDKGRWPWDAGWGHGRRRQPVLGVRTDLPGAAA; the protein is encoded by the coding sequence GTGCATGCTGACAAGCAACCACTACGAAAGGCAGCTGCGATGTGCTGGCAATGCGACAATCCAAGCGGCACAACCGAGGATTACCTGGACGTACTGCGCGCAACGATCCGCGATCACCGTTGGGCGGTTCAGTACGTCGAGAGCGATAAACGACCCTTCGCGTACACGGTCGGGTTACACAGTCGGGGGCTACCCGAACTGTTGATAACGGGTCTGCCCGCCGAAACGAGCTGTCGCGTGCTCAATTCCATTGCTCACTCGATTCTCGAAGACAATACGGTGCTCGCACCGGCGATGCATATCGACTATCAGGACAGATTTCTTGTTGAAGTGGTCGAGGTCGAGCATCCGGATGTCCACTTGAAGTTCGCGGTCGGGCTCTTCGGCCCACGTGTCCGTGCCCTGCAATTGGTGTGGGCTGACGACAAGGGCCGGTGGCCGTGGGATGCGGGGTGGGGGCATGGCCGTCGTCGGCAGCCGGTGCTCGGCGTCCGTACGGACCTCCCAGGCGCGGCCGCTTAA